Proteins encoded by one window of Musa acuminata AAA Group cultivar baxijiao chromosome BXJ2-9, Cavendish_Baxijiao_AAA, whole genome shotgun sequence:
- the LOC135622141 gene encoding protein BIG GRAIN 1-like has product MERCSRSKNPSFSSSLLDAIYRSMDDEHGDKSHRRAPGRSSNHKKQAEQPTVAPSTGHCHYRPSVTEYHRRSVPPSSSSSSSSSSASSTTPTAATTSSSSAGFSSSSDVESIRSDGIPRPDLLDPGKKKKKSKCGSIRTGLRSLRKSREPASAAVAGSSPASPGARLASFLNALFASAGSPKKPKIPIPAAASVAAAAGGGGEDSACSSSTSSCRRSCLSKTPTAADRRRASGADAGKRSVRFYPVSVIVDEDSQPCGHKRLQDDAGNTAAPVAARVEELLRAAGAGAEVEAEEQGDGDGSESSSDLFELENLTVMMRGGRFRNELPVYETTDPHTNRAIAQGLIH; this is encoded by the coding sequence atgGAGCGATGTAGCCGATCGAAGAACCCGTCGTTCTCCTCGTCTCTGCTCGACGCCATCTACCGCTCCATGGACGATGAGCACGGCGATAAGAGCCACCGGAGAGCACCCGGCCGTTCCTCCAACCACAAGAAGCAAGCGGAGCAACCCACGGTGGCACCCTCCACCGGTCACTGCCATTACCGACCCAGCGTCACCGAATACCACCGCCGCAGCGTCCCTCCCTCTtccagctcctcctcctcctcctcctcagcttCCTCCACCACACCCACCGCCGCCACCACAAGCAGCAGCTCCGCTGGCTTCTCCTCGTCGTCCGACGTCGAGTCCATCCGATCGGACGGCATCCCTCGGCCCGATCTCCTGGACCcggggaaaaagaagaagaaatccaaGTGCGGATCGATCCGTACCGGGCTCCGGAGTCTGAGGAAGAGCAGGGAGCCCGCCTCGGCTGCGGTGGCAGGATCGTCGCCGGCGTCTCCAGGAGCGCGGCTTGCGAGCTTCCTCAACGCGCTGTTCGCCTCAGCGGGGAGCCCCAAGAAACCCAAGATACCTATTCCCGCCGCTGCGTCGGTGGCGGCCGCGGCAGGTGGAGGTGGGGAGGACTCGGCGTGCTCGTCTTCCACGTCCAGTTGCAGGCGCTCGTGTCTGAGCAAAACGCCAACGGCGGCGGACCGGCGGCGAGCGTCGGGGGCCGATGCGGGGAAGCGGTCGGTGCGGTTCTACCCGGTAAGCGTGATCGTCGACGAGGACTCCCAGCCCTGCGGCCACAAGCGCCTCCAGGACGACGCGGGCAATACGGCGGCGCCGGTAGCGGCGAGGGTGGAGGAGCTGCTGAGGgcggcgggggcgggggcggAGGTGGAGGCAGAGGAGCAGGGAGACGGCGACGGAAGCGAGTCGAGCTCGGATCTGTTTGAGTTGGAGAATCTGACGGTTATGATGCGCGGTGGACGGTTCCGCAATGAACTACCCGTGTATGAGACCACCGACCCTCACACTAATCGCGCCATCGCTCAAGgtttgatccattag
- the LOC135583793 gene encoding transcription factor MYB1-like isoform X2 — translation MCSKVVYKSLDRCGMYRRECDRKARREMGRRPCCSKEGLNRGAWSAREDQILTDYITTHGEGLKRCGKSCRLRWLNYLRPDIKRGNITEDEENLIVRLHALLGNRWSLIAGRLPGRTDNEIKNYWNTYLGKKTSPQLCIRGSSRRKENKKGESSVEEVKARDGQPSQVIRTTAVRCNKVYLPSLREELLPTDNYHSYELTHHNESTSSLVLRDAGPVDFLADFDMDELISSFEDDGLLQRCIDEAHDDGNFNSLWFCDAVQQDAREGTGCPESHAAFELESLASPMDSAEGEQKN, via the exons ATGTGCTCCAAGGTGGTCTATAAGTCCTTGGATAGATGTGGCATGTATCGGCGTGAATGTGATCGGAAAGCGAGGAGAGAGATGGGGAGAAGGCCTTGTTGCTCCAAGGAGGGACTCAACAGGGGAGCGTGGTCTGCTCGAGAAGACCAGATCCTTACTGACTACATTACGACACATGGCGAGG GGTTGAAAAGGTGCGGTAAAAGCTGCAGGCTCCGGTGGCTGAACTACTTGAGGCCGGACATCAAGAGAGGCAACATCACGGAAGATGAAGAGAACCTCATCGTCAGGCTCCATGCACTTCTGGGAAATAG ATGGTCGCTCATAGCAGGCAGATTACCGGGGAGAACCGACAATgaaatcaagaactactggaacacgtACCTCGGCAAGAAAACGTCGCCTCAGCTCTGCATCAGAGGATCATCAAGACGGAAGGAAAACAAGAAAGGAGAGTCGTCGGTAGAAGAAGTGAAGGCAAGGGATGGGCAACCGAGTCAGGTGATTCGGACCACGGCTGTGAGGTGCAACAAGGTCTACCTCCCATCGCTACGAGAAGAGCTACTACCGACCGATAATTACCATAGCTATGAGCTTACTCACCACAATGAGAGCACGTCTTCGTTGGTCCTTCGAGATGCTGGCCCTGTCGATTTTCTTGCGGACTTCGACATGGATGAACTCATTTCGAGCTTCGAGGATGATGGCCTCTTGCAacgatgtattgacgaagcccacGACGACGGCAACTTCAACTCGCTATGGTTCTGCGACGCCGTGCAGCAAGATGCGAGAGAAGGTACTGGCTGCCCGGAATCGCATGCAGCCTTTGAGCTTGAAAGCTTGGCTTCTCCGATGGATTCTGCAGAAGGCGAGCAAAAGAATTAA
- the LOC135583793 gene encoding transcription factor MYB1-like isoform X1, translating into MCSKVVYKSLDRCGMYRRECDRKARREMGRRPCCSKEGLNRGAWSAREDQILTDYITTHGEGKWRDLPESAGLKRCGKSCRLRWLNYLRPDIKRGNITEDEENLIVRLHALLGNRWSLIAGRLPGRTDNEIKNYWNTYLGKKTSPQLCIRGSSRRKENKKGESSVEEVKARDGQPSQVIRTTAVRCNKVYLPSLREELLPTDNYHSYELTHHNESTSSLVLRDAGPVDFLADFDMDELISSFEDDGLLQRCIDEAHDDGNFNSLWFCDAVQQDAREGTGCPESHAAFELESLASPMDSAEGEQKN; encoded by the exons ATGTGCTCCAAGGTGGTCTATAAGTCCTTGGATAGATGTGGCATGTATCGGCGTGAATGTGATCGGAAAGCGAGGAGAGAGATGGGGAGAAGGCCTTGTTGCTCCAAGGAGGGACTCAACAGGGGAGCGTGGTCTGCTCGAGAAGACCAGATCCTTACTGACTACATTACGACACATGGCGAGGGTAAGTGGCGAGACCTCCCCGAGAGTGCAG GGTTGAAAAGGTGCGGTAAAAGCTGCAGGCTCCGGTGGCTGAACTACTTGAGGCCGGACATCAAGAGAGGCAACATCACGGAAGATGAAGAGAACCTCATCGTCAGGCTCCATGCACTTCTGGGAAATAG ATGGTCGCTCATAGCAGGCAGATTACCGGGGAGAACCGACAATgaaatcaagaactactggaacacgtACCTCGGCAAGAAAACGTCGCCTCAGCTCTGCATCAGAGGATCATCAAGACGGAAGGAAAACAAGAAAGGAGAGTCGTCGGTAGAAGAAGTGAAGGCAAGGGATGGGCAACCGAGTCAGGTGATTCGGACCACGGCTGTGAGGTGCAACAAGGTCTACCTCCCATCGCTACGAGAAGAGCTACTACCGACCGATAATTACCATAGCTATGAGCTTACTCACCACAATGAGAGCACGTCTTCGTTGGTCCTTCGAGATGCTGGCCCTGTCGATTTTCTTGCGGACTTCGACATGGATGAACTCATTTCGAGCTTCGAGGATGATGGCCTCTTGCAacgatgtattgacgaagcccacGACGACGGCAACTTCAACTCGCTATGGTTCTGCGACGCCGTGCAGCAAGATGCGAGAGAAGGTACTGGCTGCCCGGAATCGCATGCAGCCTTTGAGCTTGAAAGCTTGGCTTCTCCGATGGATTCTGCAGAAGGCGAGCAAAAGAATTAA